GGTCAATGGCACTCTGTGAATACTTTGACGCAGTGTGTGAAATTATTGAGGCAGAGGAGAAAACTTAGTCTAATAGGTCAAAACTGTGTGTTCCAGGCAGCTGAGATTCAAATAGTCACTAGAGACTTTAAGTACTGCCGTTCTAAGGAATGCTTAATGCAGAAACCTGACTAAAGCCCAAACTGGGCTTTTCACGTGCTGGTTCCACAACCGCATGTTTAAAAAGGTGGGAAATGGACCTGTTGAGAGTGAAATCCCTAAAGAGAACAGTAGGACAGACATGGTTTCAGTTAATCTGGCAGAGGGCCGATGGCCTGTAATGTCACGGGTCTAAATGAGGACCAAGAATGGGGACGAGATTATTTGCAGGCCAAGCTGTGTTAGTCAATGAAAAAGACAAGCACAAAATGAGAAAGGTGACACAAATGCTTTGCAGCAGCGGCAAGTCCAAACACAGGCGCCATCTTGCCACTTGGCTTGGCTGCAGCTCAGTGAGGACAGGGGGACAGTGCGTAGTGATTGCCCTGACTGGGGTCAGGACCTTGGCGTGACTGCAAACATGCCCTGAATATGAAGATGGATTTCGACTCTCAGGTAGGTagcaaaaaatacataaatgaaaaataaaaaatatatgcatacatctaaaataaaatacatctatCATTTTAAGAATTTGTGTGCAAGCTGTCATGCCAGTTCAAATGAAAATCAAAAGCAGCTCTTCCTAGGACTTAATAGAACCCTATGATGCTATTTTCTACCAAGCTGATTTGTGGTGAGCGTTTTGCGTCTTGAGGCCGTGCACCCCGGGGGTACTACACATTGGTGTTAGAGCGAGTAGTCCCCCCCCGAAGTGCATTGAGTCTTtgataaagcgctatataaatgtaattatttattattattattaggggtgatccgagtactcggctTGAAACGAGTATTGGTACGGATAAAGTACTTTTGCCGAgcacaagtattatacgagtaatatgagtcaatatccgtgctcggattgaatacatcTCCTCAACTGGGcgcgctgcgttctgtgataatcacagcgccccccgcctacaaacacgctcggctctatcccacacagaacacggagaaatgcGCCCCTCggcctctcttctctcctctctctctctctcttctctctctctctctctctcttctctctcccccgcTCCGTCAATCGGGTCCGGATCTGttcgttaacgtttagggtgtcttcagcttcaggtttgtttttaacttcgttgtagtccttacatagtaaccagtagatttggtgaacgtggggtttgtgtccgaatagtaaccagtagatttctggtgaaaagtggggtttgtagtccttacaagtaaccagtagattctggtgaacgtggggttgtagtcctacatagtaaccagtagattttggtgaacgtgggttcagaactgctgcttggtttaaatgaactccgttgcgtctctgccatcgaagatttttttttcacacacaccacaacacacacaccaaaacacatatacctggtgtggaaataaaaataaaaaaaaagacccaaaaaaatcccaactgatcctaaaaaataaaagttaaaaaataaagttatattgaggatgaaaactcttgttcattacatttacatcAATTGCAACCGCAGTGTTGTATTCATGTTGCAAAAAGtcgtatatagtttgtttgttaccatgacaacaccattgatctgaagcttgatgctgtcatgtgaatagttttcaaatcagcaataaatatacaatttttgatcaaccatatcaatgcatgcttaaatacataccggttaaagccgcacatttcaagagaaccagacccacttccgggtacatctgaccacttccgggttaggccccgcccagtccgagtacggatcggATACAGATTTTNNNNNNNNNNNNNNNNNNNNNNNNNgagttttcatactcaatataactttatttttttaactttttatttttttatgatcagttgggattttttttgggttctttttttttatttttatttccacaccaggtatatgtgttttgtgtgtgtgtgtgtgtgtgtgtgtgaaaaaaaaatcttcgatggcagagacgcaacgggagttgcatttaaaccaagcagcaggTCCTGAccccgttcaccagaaatctactggttactatgtaaggactacaaaccccacgttcaccagaatctactggttactatgtaggactacaaccccaccaccagaatctactggttctatcggactacaaccccacgttcaccagaaatctactggtttaATGTAAGGATacaaccgaagttaaaaacaacctgaagctgaagaaaccctaaacgttaacggaacatcCGCgaccgattgactgacggagcgggggggaagagagaagagagaggagagagagaaggagagagagagagagagagagagaggccgagggagcgcatttctccgtgttctgtgtggtgtgatgagccgagcgtgtttgtaggcgggggcgcgtctgtgattatcacagaacgcagcgcgCCCAGTTGAGGAGATGTATTTCCAtttccgagcacggatattgactcatattactcgtataatacttgtgcTCGGCAAAAGTACTTTATCCGTAccagatactcgtttcagccgagtactcggatcacccctaataataataataaataattacatttatatagcgctttatcaAAGACTCAATGCACTTCGGGGGGGGACTACTCGCTCTAACACCAATGTGTAGTACCCACCTGGGGGATGCACGGCCTCAAGACGCAAAACGCTCACCACAAATCAGCTTGGTAGAGAAAATAGCATCATAGAGGTTCTATTAAGTCCTAGGAAGAGCTGCTTTTGATTTTCATTTGAACTGGCATGACAGCTTGCACACAAATTCTTAAAATGatagatgtattttattttagatgtatgcatatattttttatatttttcatttatgtattttttgctACCTACCTGAGAGTCTGAAATCCATCTTCATAATTCAGGGCATGTTTGCAGTCACGCCAAGGTCCAGTGATCCCCAGTCAGGGCAATCACTACGCACTGTCCCCCTGTCCTCACTGAGCTGCAGCCAAGCCAAGTGGCAAGATGGCGCCTGTGTTTGGACTTGCCGCTGCTGCAAAGCATTTGTGTCACCTTTCTCAGTTTGTGCTTGTCTTTTTCATTGACTAACACAGCTTGGCCTGCAAATAATCTCGTCCCCATTCTTGGTCCTCATTTAGACCCGTGACATTACAGGCCATCGGCCCTCTGCCAGATTAACTGAAACCATTGTCTTGTCCTACTGTTCTCTTTAGGGATTTCACTCTCAACAGGTCCATTTCCcaccttttttaaacatgcgGTTGTGGAACCAGCACTGAAAAAGCCCAGTTTTGGCTTTAGTCAGGTTTCTGCATTAAGCATTCCTTAGAAACGGCAGTACTTAAAGTCTCTAGTGACTATTTGAATCTCAGCTGACTCTGGGGAACACACAGTTTTGATCCTATTAGACTAAGTTTTCTCCTCTGCCTCAATAATTTTCACACACTGCGTCAAAGTAGATCACAGAGTGCCATTGACCAGTGGGTTTTTTgacgtatttttttttttctataattaATTAACTGTAAAGAACACGTTATTTCAACAGCCCTAGTTTAAATACAGATTCAGTGCAACATTAGCAAGAGTTTAAAATAACTCAGAAGCTACCCAGACTGAACTGGTAGTACATAAGGGAAACGTGCATATAGAAGAATTATACAGAAACATAACACAAGAGTTCTACATtggtttcttctttttactgtacatttctcAACTCTTACTCATTTGAATCCATCTGGGACTGGAGAAGCATatgtaatattatattaatatttaactatttaatGATGTTTCATCTTAGTCAAGTCAACAAAGCAGACATGATGGACCTTCATTTGTGGGAAATTATCACTGAAATTCTCGACAAACAGCAATGATACAGCTATTACTATAGTACCTGCTttataatatctatctatctctatatatatatatatatatatatNNNNNNNNNNatatatatatatatatatatatatataaagttgtGTATGTATCCAGCAGcatttgtacatttgtacagtatgtcataccAGTGATCAGGTCATATAATATGATTTTCCTGCATGGATTTTAATCATTTGAAGAGACTGCAGACATGTGTATTTAAGTAAAAAGATCATGACTGCTGCAGTAATAAtattttcagtgtttgttttaatttagagTTGTGTCCCAAAATGGTCTAAATTCCACACCTTGCCCCAAAATTTGGTGAGTTGTAAGTTAATATTCAACGGTGGCACAAAATGTGGTCTACCAAGACCTGATAACCCATTCTGATCCGACCTTAGTTCAAACATGGAGGATTCAGGAGTCAATATTCTCACCCTTGAACTTTCCCATTGTGACCATCTTCCTAAATTCTTTAAGGCCCCTACAACTGTTGGGTCTGGGCTGGCCTTTCATGCTCATATTTAGTAAACTGGCCCTAAAAGTCATTCATCACATGCTTATTTGCTGTGGGAGGAGATTTGCATCACAAAGCAGAGTCCTGATGGCTAGTGCTACAATCTGCGGTTACCTTCAGCCCACAGTTTCACATACATTAACAGCAAACTGCAGCAGTTACTCACACATTATCAATCCAAAAAGCAGTACTGGAATAAGCTTAGTATTAGTTATTTGAAGTGGACCTTATTTccttaaaatatatttacatgtgTAGTCGTCTCAACCTTTCCAAGGGGTTTTCTGTAATTGGGAAAGTCCAACATAAAGAGGTTACACATTATAAAAGTGACACAGTGCTGTCAGTTCGTACTGGTTGTACTGGCTCAGCTCCTCAGGCAGGGTGGGGCAGCCTcagggggggtggaggaggcAGGTGGGGTCAGCCGAGAGAGTTGACCAATAGAAGACTTCCGCGCAACCAATCTGCAACAGTGGAAATGTAAAGCCACAATCAGGTAGAACATTGGATACATAGAATATTTCAAACATGTAAACCATTTAGAATTCAAAGCAAGTTTCACACTGATTTCTTAAAGTCCCTGATAGTGGAATGAAAGTTTGATACAGTGATAGTTGTCATTTTCTGTCACTGCAACACAAAATAATATCAGCATCAACAAATTATtcaaaattttttaaaaagccacCATTTTAACTTTCAGACTGTGCTTGAAGTCATAGACTCTTAATATGGATAGACAGaagtcacccattggtttgtggagatctgctaagAGTTGTTGAGTTTGCCATTACGGGTGCAGCCATTCTGGTTGcagatgtgacgattttagacgaGTGGGAGGAGCCCTTATACTCTATGTTattggcaatcacatcatagtcccaccctaaaacaccccctttATCGcggattttaaaatctacaaGACCATAATTCCAAAAAATGAActtcattctgtgttgcagaccgaaaactagcaattgagaccataaaaTTTTCATGAAAACGTTTACTGagataataaatcaagtgataAGCGGGTCACTTTCTCagagacttctacagaaaccgacctccttttgcaaccgcaCCTGCGCCACCTGCTGGAATTCatatagaaagcaggtttaaggagtcccccccagCTGAAATTCAGATAAAATGTAGCTTTACGGCACTTCCACATTTGCAGCActtagatggatagatagatatttattgatcccaaaaaatggggaaattacagtgttacaccagcacacgtacattattcacacaacacagaatataaatataaatggaaTACtatgaaaaaatatacatacagtatacattaaataataataataataggaataaaatataagaataaaatataaggacaaatatttaaatatatacaggatgggaaaaacaaaatgtgcaactacttaaataatatgctaaatgtatgctAANNNNNNNNNNaaccaattgtgcaggttgcccttagtgcgatattgtggtgtctaaaagtctcatctagcacccagggatgacgtgttaaagagttttattgcctgtggtaggaatgatttagCCAAACCAGATGCTTTgaccattaatattaacagtctatgcgGGGGacatattctttattttatattattttttaaatttcctttaTTGTCATATACACATAGCGATGTAGGGAAATTCATTCTCTGAATTTATCCCATCTCTCaggggagcagtgggcagccatttacagcgccCGGGGATCCACTCCAGATCTGAGCTTTGATCAAGGGAACTGACTGGAGGAACACCGGAGCACCCGAAGGGAAACCCACACAAAGGgttacaaactccacacagaaaggcccggaacgacagtgctaaccattggacCACCATGCTGCTTGTGGTATGTGGTCCTTACCCTTCTTGCACCCCCATGTCGTCCTGCTGCTCCCCTTCCACATGGCTGTCTGTGCGCTCAGCACTTGtgtcctccctctcttcctcctcctcctctacatTGTTGTTCATTAGGCATCGAGGGGGCCGGTATGGATCTCCGCTGTCCGGCTCTCTTTGCTCTGTGGGCTCCACAACTATAGAGGGAAGACGCTCCCTCCTGTAAAGAAAGCCTTCAGGATAGGAGCTGGAATCTGAGTCGTCATTCATGTTGGCTTCAGGGAAGATCTGCTCCAAGGAGGAGATATGTAATGATTTACATTAGCCttccaaaacaaaacactttgtATGATTTATTATATTAAAGTCATGCCTAGATGTAAAGGGAAAGATCCTGGGGTAAAAAACAATACTAACTGACCATACTAAAAATTTACATACTGTGCTATCACCAGGGGTCTTGTCACAcctttgttaaagcaccaatctGCACACTGTACTGAGATAAttagaaacaaacaaatgatcTAGACAAGGGATACTATTAAAACTAGAGTACAGACGTCTGCCGCACCTGGTAGGCTTTGCTGCCTCTTCTCTCAACTGGAATCTCCTCCATCTGAGATTCCACTTGGCTGAGAATGGTGCTCAAactgcaaacacacaacacattttggGTGAAATTTGGCTTTTCTATCATCCAACCTCATCaatactctgactggctcactGAATTTCAGCAAAACAGAATCAAAAGATACCTTCTGTGCTCCAAGCCTTCAGCAGAGAATCGAAGCTACAAAAATGGCATCTTTCCGGAAACCTAGAAGCcaatttacaataataataaaactgttAGACTGCAGCCAAGATCTGTTGTCAGAGCAATGTGAGACCTACTGTCCAGGCTACAGGTACAGCTTGATTTGTGGTTCTGCGGAGACTCCACACTGACCTTTCGCCGTGGACTGACTTTTAtacttgtaaatgtgctgtatttatatagcacttttcaacaactgctcaaagcgcttttacatctacaggatacattcaccattcacacacattcatacactgtggccggggctgccatacaaggtgccacctgctcatcagataaacattcacacacattcacactccgatgcgcagcaccgggggcaactcggggttcagtgtcttgcccaaggacacttcgacaatgactgcaggggcggggattgaaccaccaaccttccgattggcagtcaaccgctctaccactgagccacagccgcccctacttgtgcgttggtgtgtaCGTTGAGCCGGTATatgggagtgtgtggtagagcgagtaaGAGAGTGACAGATCTaaagtcatagtgagagaaacaaaaagtctcccctgttctttctgaccacggtggggaatctgtagcaggaatagttcaccctctccttgatttaatgtttatggagaaggagaaccaggaaatgagtcggggggggAAATGAgacgctaccaagccacagccGAGAGACGTGCATCGCCGCGACGTGTAGTTACGTTTTTCAGGAGGTGACGTCGGGTCAGTCTCTCCACGTACATACTTTGTGACAAAATATTACAAGTTCACATAGGACAAAAGTCATCTACAGTATGATGCCTCGCAAATCTGTAAAACAGAAGAAACTCAAATGATTATCTACTGTACTGAACTGCATTGACAATTCCACATACTAAGGCAGACAGGTAACCATCCTGTATTATGTGTATCATTAATCCTGCTGCAGCTCACATGCACCTTTACTCTTACAATAAGGTCTAAATAGGCCTATACATCTTCCACCTGAACCCAGGTATGATTTACACTGTTTAAAATAAACCGTTGCACAGCAGCTGTACAGATGTGAAAGTCTGATATGACCCAAGATCAAACATGTTCAGCCCAGGGATTTCTAACTCAGCTCGACTCCTCGGGTACTATTGGAGGTTACCACGCGTTTCCCTGAGAGATTTTCTGCTGCAAAACAAAGGGCAGCTTGGACTCCAAATTTAGGTATAACGGAAAGACTAATCTGCAGGTAAGCACATAACAGGCTTAAACAACTCAAAGGATTAAAAAGGAAGGCCTTAGATAGAATAGTAATGATTCTGAGAACTATTGGTTCCACTAGTGGTGATTAGTGATTACTAATATGATAACAGAAAGCCCAGAGCTGGCCCATTCCATAATTTGACTTACAGGTAGGCATCAATgcacatgaatgaatgaaaagtaTGCATTATACGCTTTACTGATGATGATAGTAGCTTGCAGCATCTGAATGAAAAAAGGGACACTTGGGCAATTTCAGTGttgattttggttttgtttattgCATCTATATGGACTTGAATAGAGTCTGTGGCTACTAAAATGTCACTGCATTGCACAGTTCCATTACAATACTAATTTAACGGACTGCATGGTGAGCTGTTTAACAGCTGATTAACATGATTATCCCAgggtgttggtgtgtaatcCCATTTCAACTTTGAGGTTTCGACTGATTTAATTTTAGGTATGAGAAACCTCTGCAATCAAtgatgttttgttgttaaatctACAGCGTGGTCTCATTTTTACCACTGTACTCTCTGTACAACACGCATCATTTCTTACAGCTAGGAACGTTTGAGCAGGCAGTTACATTGTGTAAAATGTCCCTTTAGAAAGTATTTGGAGT
This window of the Etheostoma spectabile isolate EspeVRDwgs_2016 unplaced genomic scaffold, UIUC_Espe_1.0 scaffold393, whole genome shotgun sequence genome carries:
- the LOC116686549 gene encoding protein LBH isoform X2 yields the protein MEEIPVERRGSKAYQIFPEANMNDDSDSSSYPEGFLYRRERLPSIVVEPTEQREPDSGDPYRPPRCLMNNNVEEEEEEREDTSAERTDSHVEGEQQDDMGVQEGLVARKSSIGQLSRLTPPASSTPPEAAPPCLRS
- the LOC116686549 gene encoding uncharacterized protein LOC116686549 isoform X1 translates to MSCIPVSHSLSTILSQVESQMEEIPVERRGSKAYQIFPEANMNDDSDSSSYPEGFLYRRERLPSIVVEPTEQREPDSGDPYRPPRCLMNNNVEEEEEEREDTSAERTDSHVEGEQQDDMGVQEGLVARKSSIGQLSRLTPPASSTPPEAAPPCLRS